The following proteins are co-located in the Sandaracinaceae bacterium genome:
- a CDS encoding alpha/beta hydrolase — protein sequence MENPLPPDLRSEPDPDVTTATRVPTAPDFRAADRQIGWLVVNRWTYRLLRLLMRFATRPADLRGVRVSEDPTAGRGMRIVRPETVSGEGALLLIHGGGYVVGSSRDILDKAAMLARECGVPVFMPSYRLGPEQPFPAGLDDCHAAWRWLLDRAPSLGVDPSKIVIGGYSAGGGLAAALAQRLHDEGGRQPSAQLLIYPMLDDRTATRRQLDAPRHRVWSNRNNLFGWTGYLGHPPGEPSPPYAVPARREDLSGLPPAWVGVGTSDLFLDEDRTYARRLDEAGVDVTYAEVDGGIHGFDMVEDSPLTRAFNASAVAFTRRFV from the coding sequence ATGGAGAACCCCTTGCCACCCGACCTCCGGTCCGAGCCCGATCCCGACGTCACGACCGCGACGCGTGTCCCCACCGCGCCCGACTTCCGCGCGGCGGATCGCCAGATCGGCTGGCTCGTCGTCAACCGCTGGACCTACCGGCTCCTGCGGCTGCTCATGCGGTTCGCGACCCGCCCCGCGGACCTCCGGGGCGTGCGCGTCAGCGAGGACCCGACGGCGGGTCGAGGCATGCGCATCGTCCGTCCCGAGACCGTCTCCGGCGAAGGCGCGCTGCTCCTCATCCACGGCGGCGGCTACGTGGTCGGCAGCAGCCGCGACATCCTGGACAAGGCGGCCATGCTCGCGCGTGAGTGCGGCGTGCCCGTCTTCATGCCCAGCTACCGGCTCGGCCCCGAGCAGCCCTTCCCGGCCGGGCTCGACGACTGCCACGCGGCCTGGCGCTGGCTGCTCGACCGCGCGCCGAGCCTGGGCGTCGACCCCTCGAAGATCGTCATCGGCGGCTACAGCGCAGGCGGAGGCCTCGCCGCGGCGCTCGCGCAGCGCCTCCACGACGAAGGAGGCCGACAGCCCTCGGCCCAGCTCCTCATCTACCCCATGCTCGACGACCGGACCGCCACCCGGCGGCAGCTCGACGCCCCGCGCCACCGCGTGTGGAGCAACCGCAACAACCTGTTCGGGTGGACGGGCTACCTGGGCCATCCCCCCGGCGAGCCCTCCCCGCCCTACGCGGTTCCGGCCCGGCGCGAAGACCTCTCCGGCCTCCCTCCGGCCTGGGTCGGCGTGGGCACGTCCGACCTCTTCCTCGACGAAGATCGGACCTACGCCCGCCGCCTGGATGAGGCGGGGGTCGACGTCACGTACGCGGAGGTCGACGGCGGCATCCACGGCTTCGACATGGTCGAAGACTCGCCGCTGACCCGGGCGTTCAACGCGTCGGCCGTCGCGTTCACACGCCGCTTCGTCTGA
- the katG gene encoding catalase/peroxidase HPI, with the protein MTRRTVMASAALVALACSGPVREGPMDDVATSGDESVAASQRPYSNEDWWPDRLDLRVLRQNAPAGDPMDDGFDYAAAFAALDLDAVKADIERTLTTSQDWWPADYGHYGGLMIRLAWHSAGTYRVHDGRGGAEDGAIRFAPLNSWPDNANLDRARRLLLPVKLRYGRSLSWADLMVLAGNVALESMGFETLGFGGGREDVFEPTDINWGPETEWLADRRFSDAGELDRPLAATQMGLIYVNPEGPNGNPDPVEAARHIRITFGRMGMNDEETVALIAGGHTLGKAHGAARAEGNVGPEPEAAPLEQQGLGWQSQHGAGNAGDTITSGLEGAWTSTPVRWSHEYFRNLFELEWELTRSPAGAQQWTPVGGARTVPDAHDPERRHAPMMLTTDLALRDDPAYRVIARRLYEDPESFEGAFARAWYKLTHRDMGPHSRLVGAEVAPPQIWQDPVPEVDHPLVSEADVAALKARVLETDLTNAQLVSTAWAAASSYRDTDMRGGANGARIRLEPQRSWEVNQPAQLAQVLEVLEGVQSAFNEAQSGGKRVSLADVIVLGGAAAIERAAREAGHEVEVPFTPGRTDASEEMTDVESFGYLEPRTDGFRSYLRAESEQEELEALVDRADVLTLTAPEMTVLLGGLRVLGVSHGDSAHGVFTERPGALSNDFFVNLVDMGVEWQRVGDGPLFEGRSRESGEVVWTATPVDLVFGSNSQLRALAEVYAADDAGERFVNDFVAAWTKVMRLDRFDLERG; encoded by the coding sequence ATGACTCGACGAACGGTGATGGCCTCGGCCGCGCTGGTCGCGCTCGCGTGCTCGGGGCCGGTCCGCGAGGGGCCGATGGACGATGTGGCCACGAGCGGGGACGAGTCGGTCGCGGCGAGCCAGCGGCCGTACTCCAACGAGGACTGGTGGCCCGATCGGCTGGACCTGCGGGTGCTGCGGCAGAACGCGCCGGCGGGCGATCCGATGGACGACGGGTTCGACTACGCGGCCGCGTTCGCGGCGCTCGATCTCGACGCGGTGAAGGCGGACATCGAGCGCACGCTGACCACGTCGCAGGACTGGTGGCCGGCGGACTACGGGCACTACGGCGGGCTGATGATCCGGCTCGCGTGGCACAGCGCAGGGACGTACCGCGTGCACGACGGGCGCGGCGGGGCGGAGGACGGCGCGATCCGCTTCGCGCCGCTCAACAGCTGGCCCGACAACGCGAACCTCGACCGCGCGCGGCGGCTGCTCCTGCCGGTGAAGCTGCGGTACGGGCGGAGCCTGTCGTGGGCGGACCTGATGGTGCTCGCGGGCAACGTGGCGCTCGAGTCGATGGGCTTCGAGACGCTCGGGTTCGGCGGCGGGCGCGAGGACGTCTTCGAGCCGACCGACATCAACTGGGGGCCGGAGACGGAGTGGCTGGCCGACCGGCGCTTCTCGGACGCGGGGGAGCTGGACCGGCCGCTCGCCGCGACGCAGATGGGGCTGATCTACGTCAACCCGGAGGGGCCGAACGGGAACCCCGATCCGGTGGAGGCGGCGCGGCACATCCGCATCACGTTCGGCCGCATGGGCATGAACGACGAGGAGACGGTGGCCCTCATCGCGGGCGGGCACACGCTGGGCAAGGCGCACGGGGCGGCGCGCGCGGAGGGCAACGTCGGGCCGGAGCCGGAGGCGGCCCCGCTCGAGCAGCAGGGGCTGGGCTGGCAGAGCCAGCACGGCGCGGGCAACGCGGGCGACACGATCACGAGCGGGCTCGAGGGCGCGTGGACGTCGACGCCGGTGCGGTGGTCGCACGAGTACTTCCGCAACCTCTTCGAGCTGGAGTGGGAGCTGACCCGCAGCCCGGCCGGCGCGCAGCAGTGGACGCCGGTGGGCGGCGCGCGAACGGTCCCGGACGCGCACGACCCGGAGCGGCGGCACGCGCCGATGATGCTCACGACGGACCTCGCGCTCCGCGACGACCCCGCGTACCGGGTGATCGCGCGGCGCCTCTACGAGGACCCGGAGAGCTTCGAGGGGGCGTTCGCGCGGGCCTGGTACAAGCTCACGCACCGCGACATGGGGCCGCACAGCCGGCTGGTGGGGGCCGAGGTCGCCCCGCCGCAGATCTGGCAGGACCCGGTGCCCGAGGTCGATCACCCGCTGGTGAGCGAGGCGGACGTGGCGGCGTTGAAGGCGCGCGTCCTCGAGACGGACCTGACCAACGCGCAGCTGGTCTCGACCGCGTGGGCCGCGGCGTCGTCCTACCGGGACACCGACATGCGCGGGGGCGCGAACGGGGCGCGGATCCGGCTCGAGCCGCAGCGGAGCTGGGAGGTCAACCAGCCCGCGCAGCTCGCGCAGGTGCTCGAGGTCCTCGAGGGGGTCCAGAGTGCGTTCAACGAGGCGCAGTCGGGCGGCAAGCGGGTCTCGCTCGCCGACGTGATCGTGCTGGGCGGCGCGGCCGCCATCGAGCGCGCGGCCCGGGAGGCGGGGCACGAGGTGGAGGTGCCGTTCACGCCCGGGCGGACCGACGCGTCGGAGGAGATGACCGACGTCGAGTCCTTCGGCTACCTCGAGCCGCGGACGGACGGCTTCCGGAGCTACCTGCGCGCGGAGAGCGAGCAGGAGGAGCTCGAGGCGCTCGTGGACCGCGCGGACGTGCTGACCCTGACCGCGCCGGAGATGACGGTGCTGCTGGGCGGCCTGCGCGTGCTCGGGGTGAGCCACGGGGACAGCGCGCACGGCGTGTTCACCGAGCGGCCGGGCGCGCTCTCGAACGACTTCTTCGTCAACCTGGTGGACATGGGCGTGGAGTGGCAGCGGGTCGGCGACGGGCCGCTCTTCGAGGGGCGCAGCCGGGAGAGCGGCGAGGTGGTCTGGACGGCGACCCCGGTGGATCTCGTGTTCGGCTCCAACTCGCAGCTCCGCGCCCTGGCCGAGGTCTACGCGGCCGACGACGCGGGCGAGCGCTTCGTGAACGACTTCGTGGCCGCGTGGACGAAGGTCATGCGCCTGGACCGCTTCGATCTCGAGCGGGGCTGA
- a CDS encoding methyltransferase domain-containing protein, whose translation MGLEAETEAARAYEALLVPSLFGEWASKVADAAALRPGHRVLDVACGTGVLSREARARVGPRGSVTGLDPGRGMLAVAAELDPEVRWQAGRAEELPFEDAAFDRVVSQFGLMFFREPARALREMLRVVEPEGRVTLAVWDAIEQLPAYAASAAILDELAGAEAADCVRAPFALGDAARVRGLIEEAGGRVVAQETPVGEARFPSVRSMMEADLRGWLPLLGVTLDEALIERILVEAEARLAGLVTPSGELVFETSAHLFTLQR comes from the coding sequence GTGGGGCTCGAGGCGGAGACGGAGGCGGCGCGGGCGTACGAGGCGCTGCTGGTGCCCTCGCTCTTCGGGGAGTGGGCGTCCAAGGTGGCGGACGCGGCGGCGCTGCGGCCGGGGCACCGCGTGCTCGACGTGGCGTGCGGCACGGGCGTGCTCAGCCGTGAGGCGCGCGCTCGGGTGGGCCCGCGCGGGTCGGTCACGGGGCTGGACCCGGGCCGGGGCATGCTCGCGGTGGCGGCGGAGCTGGACCCGGAGGTCCGCTGGCAGGCGGGGCGGGCGGAGGAGCTGCCGTTCGAGGACGCCGCGTTCGACCGCGTGGTGAGTCAGTTCGGCTTGATGTTCTTCCGCGAGCCCGCGCGGGCCCTCCGGGAGATGCTCCGGGTGGTCGAGCCCGAGGGCCGGGTGACGCTCGCCGTGTGGGACGCGATCGAGCAGCTCCCCGCGTACGCCGCCTCGGCCGCGATCCTCGACGAGCTTGCCGGGGCCGAGGCCGCGGACTGCGTGCGGGCTCCGTTCGCGCTCGGAGACGCGGCGCGAGTCCGCGGGCTGATCGAGGAGGCCGGCGGGCGGGTGGTCGCGCAGGAGACCCCGGTGGGCGAGGCGCGCTTCCCGAGCGTGCGGAGCATGATGGAGGCCGACCTGCGCGGGTGGCTGCCCCTGCTCGGCGTGACGCTCGACGAGGCGCTGATCGAGCGCATCCTCGTCGAAGCCGAGGCCCGCCTGGCCGGGCTCGTGACGCCCAGCGGCGAGCTGGTCTTCGAGACGTCGGCCCACCTGTTCACGCTTCAGCGCTAG
- a CDS encoding response regulator: MTPPLHELLLIDDNPADVDLVRHTVRRLGLPLHVSIARDAEGATGMVRERVGISVQLPDLVLADLNLPGQSGLEMIAEWKTDPALRLVPIVVLSSSRNPAEVRETYRLGCAAFLKKPGNLSGYRELMQTLSAFWFGAVSLPSRPG; this comes from the coding sequence ATGACCCCACCTCTGCACGAGCTCCTCCTCATCGACGACAACCCCGCCGACGTCGACCTCGTGCGACACACGGTCCGGCGGCTCGGCCTGCCCCTGCACGTGAGCATCGCGCGCGACGCCGAGGGGGCGACTGGCATGGTGCGCGAGCGGGTCGGGATCTCCGTCCAGCTCCCGGACCTCGTCCTGGCCGACCTCAACCTCCCGGGACAGAGCGGCCTGGAGATGATCGCCGAGTGGAAGACCGACCCGGCCCTGCGGCTCGTGCCCATCGTCGTGCTCAGCTCCTCGCGGAACCCGGCCGAGGTCCGCGAGACCTACCGCCTCGGCTGCGCGGCCTTCCTGAAGAAGCCCGGCAACCTCTCTGGCTACAGAGAGCTGATGCAGACCCTCAGCGCCTTCTGGTTCGGCGCCGTGTCGCTCCCGTCCCGCCCCGGCTGA
- a CDS encoding ATP-binding protein, with the protein MRLSLAARPVTEAAPTPARPLRSHRGLAIGVVALCAAPTALGLAGVDLGVPTPTDAALRALATSAAPAEALTAALSGSYLHTLLEWSATAAAAFTALLAFTHFHLRRDVVAPTIGMALLAAGLVDAFHTLAADGLIGAAADVADFVPFTWAVSRTFNAVVPLAALAMLLFARRFETGTRPRRSLWVVAIASVVLGALAVALTTYCAQSTSLPRTTFPGAFVTRPWDLYPLAVYLVSGLIIYPRFRRRVDSHFAFALWLSVLPDVATQLHMSLGSGALFDHHFNAAHGLKIVAYLVPCAGLILDYVETHRVATRAEHLAVAHAAALERSNAELRQMTYVASHDLQEPLRMVVAYTELLEELHADERDESEAQYMRYVREGASRMQDLVDSLLRYTQTGSRELAITPVDAERALDGALANLALRVEERGAVIERGPLPRVSGDATMLTQVFQNLVANAIEFSPGDRPRVSISAARGHDDGWTFAVRDWGVGIAPAFHDKVFALFQRLQHRDAVEGSGVGLAVVKKAVERMGGRVWVESELGEGATFRFTLPAVDASSSEPPLASPSIRLRARLS; encoded by the coding sequence GTGCGCCTCTCCCTCGCAGCTCGGCCCGTCACCGAGGCGGCGCCGACTCCCGCGCGGCCGCTCAGGTCGCACCGAGGCCTGGCGATCGGCGTCGTCGCGCTCTGCGCCGCGCCGACCGCGCTGGGGCTCGCGGGGGTGGACCTCGGCGTGCCCACCCCCACCGACGCCGCCCTGCGCGCGCTCGCCACCAGCGCCGCCCCGGCCGAGGCGCTCACCGCGGCGCTCTCCGGCTCCTATCTGCACACCCTGCTCGAGTGGTCGGCGACCGCGGCCGCGGCCTTCACCGCGCTGCTCGCCTTCACGCACTTCCACCTGCGGCGAGACGTGGTGGCGCCCACCATCGGCATGGCGCTGCTCGCGGCCGGGCTCGTGGACGCCTTCCACACCCTCGCCGCGGACGGCCTCATCGGCGCCGCCGCCGACGTCGCGGACTTCGTCCCCTTCACCTGGGCCGTCTCGCGCACCTTCAACGCGGTGGTGCCGCTGGCCGCCCTGGCCATGCTGCTCTTCGCGCGCCGCTTCGAGACGGGCACCCGCCCGCGCCGGAGCCTGTGGGTGGTCGCCATCGCCTCCGTGGTGCTCGGCGCGCTCGCCGTCGCGCTGACGACCTACTGCGCCCAGAGCACCAGCCTCCCCCGGACCACGTTCCCGGGCGCCTTCGTCACCCGCCCGTGGGACCTCTACCCCCTGGCCGTCTACCTCGTCTCCGGCCTGATCATCTATCCCCGGTTCCGGCGCCGCGTCGACTCCCACTTCGCGTTCGCGCTCTGGCTGAGCGTGCTGCCCGACGTCGCCACCCAGCTCCACATGTCGCTCGGCTCGGGCGCGCTCTTCGACCACCACTTCAACGCCGCGCACGGGCTCAAGATCGTCGCGTACCTCGTCCCGTGCGCGGGGCTGATCCTCGACTACGTGGAGACCCACCGCGTGGCCACCCGGGCCGAGCACCTCGCGGTGGCGCACGCGGCCGCGCTCGAGCGCTCCAATGCGGAGCTCCGGCAGATGACCTACGTCGCCTCGCACGACCTGCAGGAGCCGCTGCGCATGGTCGTCGCCTACACCGAGCTGCTCGAGGAGCTGCACGCGGACGAGCGTGACGAGAGCGAAGCGCAGTACATGCGCTACGTGCGCGAGGGCGCCTCCCGCATGCAGGACCTCGTCGACTCGCTGCTCCGCTACACCCAGACCGGCTCCCGCGAGCTGGCGATCACCCCCGTGGACGCGGAGCGAGCGCTGGACGGGGCGCTCGCGAACCTGGCGCTCCGGGTGGAGGAGCGCGGCGCCGTGATCGAGCGGGGCCCGCTGCCGCGCGTCTCGGGCGACGCGACGATGCTGACGCAGGTCTTCCAGAACCTCGTCGCCAACGCGATCGAGTTCAGCCCGGGAGATCGCCCGCGCGTGTCCATCTCGGCCGCGCGCGGCCACGACGACGGTTGGACGTTCGCGGTGCGCGACTGGGGCGTGGGGATCGCCCCCGCCTTCCACGACAAGGTCTTCGCCTTGTTCCAGCGGCTCCAGCACCGCGACGCGGTCGAGGGCAGCGGCGTGGGCCTGGCGGTGGTCAAGAAGGCCGTCGAGCGCATGGGCGGCCGCGTGTGGGTCGAGTCCGAGCTCGGCGAGGGGGCGACCTTCCGCTTCACGCTGCCGGCCGTCGACGCGTCTTCGTCCGAGCCCCCGCTCGCCTCCCCCTCGATTCGCCTGCGCGCCCGACTCTCATGA
- a CDS encoding response regulator codes for MSIKRPYELLVIDDNPADADLVRHTIRRMELAVSLTHASDAEEATALGLARVAAREPLPDLAFVDINLPGMSGLDMLREWKREPQLTRIPVVVLSSSRSPLEVLRTYDLSCAAFVQKPGNLAGYRALLGSVAAFWFGVATLPSRVA; via the coding sequence GTGAGCATCAAACGGCCTTACGAGCTGCTCGTCATCGACGACAACCCCGCCGACGCGGATCTCGTCCGACACACCATCCGCCGCATGGAGCTCGCCGTGTCCCTCACCCACGCGTCCGACGCGGAGGAGGCGACCGCGCTCGGCCTGGCCCGCGTCGCGGCGCGCGAGCCCCTGCCCGATCTGGCCTTCGTGGACATCAACCTCCCGGGCATGAGCGGGCTGGACATGCTGCGCGAGTGGAAGCGCGAGCCGCAGCTCACGCGGATCCCCGTGGTCGTGCTCAGCTCCTCCCGATCGCCGCTCGAGGTGCTGCGCACCTACGACCTCTCGTGCGCCGCCTTCGTGCAGAAGCCCGGCAACCTGGCCGGCTACCGCGCGCTGCTCGGCTCGGTCGCGGCGTTCTGGTTCGGGGTCGCGACCCTCCCCTCGCGCGTCGCGTGA
- a CDS encoding DnaJ domain-containing protein: MNDRLDLLDYYTLLDIPSDAAATDVKKAFRKFARRYHPDRFAGGDADKLSRASQIYRRGSEAYQILTNPVSRRAYDRVLRMGKLRLSTEEKDKAEAEVKAADEPRKKEQPIRSPQAMAFYNKAAAAARSGQWRDAWRAMKAAVEVEPDNSLLRARLSQIEARLRTSR, encoded by the coding sequence GTGAACGACCGCCTCGATCTGCTCGACTACTACACCCTGCTCGACATCCCGTCCGACGCGGCGGCGACGGACGTCAAGAAGGCGTTCCGCAAGTTCGCCCGCCGCTACCACCCGGACCGGTTCGCGGGCGGCGACGCCGACAAGCTCTCGCGCGCGAGCCAGATCTACCGGCGCGGCAGCGAGGCGTACCAGATCCTCACCAACCCGGTCTCGCGTCGCGCCTACGACCGCGTGCTGCGCATGGGCAAGCTGCGCCTCTCCACCGAGGAGAAGGACAAGGCGGAGGCCGAGGTGAAGGCGGCCGACGAGCCCCGCAAGAAGGAGCAGCCCATCCGGTCTCCCCAGGCGATGGCGTTCTACAACAAGGCGGCCGCCGCGGCGCGGAGCGGCCAGTGGCGCGACGCGTGGCGCGCGATGAAGGCCGCGGTCGAGGTCGAGCCCGACAACAGCCTGCTGCGGGCGCGCCTCTCGCAGATCGAGGCCCGCCTCCGCACGAGCCGCTAG
- a CDS encoding Hsp70 family protein, which yields MSEGPVLGIDLGTTNSVVAVADGGQARVLKDLDGRRMVPSVVSFHPDGHTLVGYDARERRLVDAANTVYAVKRLIGRPFESPEVRRARERFAFQIVESKHGGSVVKVRRGTYALAEISAMVLRELRRVAEASLDEPCERAVVTVPANFNELQRSATKAAGKVAGLSVLRILNEPTAAALAYGYGSGGSEKVAVYDLGGGTFDITILELEKDVFEVLSTAGDTFLGGEDLDGAVAEVMSEAFLMQHGWDPRGDRQAFERLKAAGEWAKCQLSDEASVELTVEELTHGRGGKALDLQFQMTRAELEDVARPWLERSFAVCDEALQSAGIKASELGSVVLVGGSTRMPLCRQMVEGYFGKAPRTDIDPDMVVAQGAAIHGYALGGVREPRRPVPKPGAKPRSQLGRVALKKMTRADLEEKRKQRRKKRTMLGMPNQPAFAPPELPEAQPPPERPKRPTRPPPREMPDLPPPSRPPGASVVAQRVVEVHAGKMPRTTLDIDLDHLAPGDDARDLLDELKPPSFAPAADPFADLAPDDPFAEPLAGGDSRVLSQSSLGGADLDDPFGIGGPAPKKRPPPSPLDALPPPRKRREETIQFGTEPTGGAGAGLPPPPPPPAAPAAPDLPIPTLGEPPPRPPARAPSEAPVPAPMRAQPVVPMPPQPPPLLMDVTPHSLGIETAGGFCRRLITKSSPVPTEQTRTFTTARDEQREVAVRICQGESDQFGENEAVGEVVLDDLPPKARGDLEIEVVFIIEADGTLAVEARDAASGRSQKIHINLRGGLSDADIAAMRMRLESEEIAS from the coding sequence ATGAGCGAAGGACCTGTCCTCGGTATCGATCTCGGCACCACCAACTCGGTGGTGGCGGTGGCCGACGGTGGCCAGGCCCGGGTCCTGAAGGACCTGGACGGTCGCCGCATGGTGCCCTCGGTCGTCTCCTTCCACCCCGACGGACACACGCTCGTGGGGTACGACGCGCGCGAGCGGCGGCTCGTCGACGCGGCCAACACCGTCTACGCGGTCAAGCGCCTCATCGGCCGGCCCTTCGAGAGCCCCGAGGTGCGCCGCGCGAGGGAGCGCTTCGCCTTCCAGATCGTCGAGTCCAAGCATGGCGGCTCGGTCGTGAAGGTGCGCCGGGGCACCTACGCCCTGGCCGAGATCAGCGCGATGGTGCTCCGGGAGCTGCGGCGCGTGGCCGAGGCGTCGCTGGACGAGCCCTGCGAGCGCGCGGTGGTCACCGTGCCCGCCAACTTCAACGAGCTGCAGCGCAGCGCCACCAAGGCCGCGGGCAAGGTCGCGGGCCTGAGCGTGCTCCGCATCCTCAACGAGCCCACCGCGGCGGCGCTCGCGTACGGCTACGGCAGCGGCGGCAGCGAGAAGGTCGCCGTCTACGACCTCGGCGGCGGGACCTTCGACATCACCATCCTCGAGCTCGAGAAGGACGTCTTCGAGGTGCTCTCCACCGCGGGCGACACCTTCCTCGGCGGCGAGGACCTCGACGGCGCGGTGGCCGAGGTGATGAGCGAGGCCTTCCTGATGCAGCACGGCTGGGACCCGCGCGGGGATCGCCAGGCGTTCGAGCGGCTCAAGGCGGCGGGCGAGTGGGCCAAGTGCCAGCTCTCGGACGAGGCCTCGGTCGAGCTGACGGTGGAGGAGCTGACCCACGGCCGCGGCGGCAAGGCGCTGGACCTCCAGTTCCAGATGACGCGCGCGGAGCTCGAGGACGTGGCCCGCCCCTGGCTCGAGCGGTCCTTCGCGGTCTGCGACGAGGCGCTGCAGAGCGCGGGCATCAAGGCGAGCGAGCTGGGCTCGGTGGTCCTCGTGGGCGGCTCGACGCGCATGCCGCTCTGCCGTCAGATGGTCGAGGGCTACTTCGGCAAGGCCCCGCGCACCGACATCGACCCGGACATGGTCGTGGCCCAGGGCGCCGCCATCCACGGCTACGCGCTCGGCGGGGTGCGGGAGCCGCGGCGGCCGGTGCCCAAGCCCGGCGCGAAGCCCCGCTCGCAGCTCGGCCGCGTGGCGCTCAAGAAGATGACGCGCGCCGACCTCGAGGAGAAGCGCAAGCAGCGCCGGAAGAAGCGCACGATGCTCGGCATGCCGAACCAGCCCGCGTTCGCGCCGCCGGAGCTGCCCGAGGCCCAGCCGCCCCCCGAGCGCCCCAAGCGCCCCACCCGGCCCCCGCCCCGCGAGATGCCCGACCTGCCGCCGCCGTCGCGCCCGCCCGGCGCGAGCGTCGTCGCGCAGCGCGTGGTCGAGGTGCACGCGGGCAAGATGCCGAGGACCACGCTCGACATCGATCTGGACCACCTCGCGCCGGGGGACGACGCGCGCGATCTGCTCGACGAGCTGAAGCCCCCCTCGTTCGCGCCCGCGGCCGACCCGTTCGCGGACCTGGCCCCCGACGATCCCTTCGCCGAGCCCCTCGCGGGCGGCGACAGCCGGGTGCTGTCCCAGAGCAGCCTCGGCGGCGCCGACCTCGACGACCCCTTCGGCATCGGAGGCCCGGCGCCCAAGAAGCGCCCGCCGCCCTCGCCGCTCGACGCGCTCCCGCCGCCCAGGAAGCGACGCGAGGAGACCATCCAGTTCGGGACGGAGCCGACCGGCGGGGCCGGCGCGGGCCTGCCGCCGCCGCCGCCCCCTCCCGCCGCGCCCGCGGCGCCCGACCTCCCCATCCCCACGCTGGGCGAGCCGCCGCCTCGGCCTCCGGCCCGCGCCCCGTCCGAGGCGCCCGTCCCCGCGCCGATGCGCGCGCAGCCCGTCGTGCCCATGCCGCCGCAGCCGCCGCCGCTGCTCATGGACGTCACGCCACACAGCCTCGGCATCGAGACCGCGGGCGGCTTCTGCCGCAGGCTCATCACGAAGAGCTCGCCCGTGCCGACCGAGCAGACCCGCACCTTCACCACCGCGCGCGACGAGCAGCGCGAGGTCGCGGTGCGGATCTGCCAGGGGGAGAGCGACCAGTTCGGCGAGAACGAGGCGGTCGGAGAGGTCGTGCTCGACGACCTGCCGCCGAAGGCGCGCGGGGACCTGGAGATCGAGGTCGTGTTCATCATCGAGGCGGACGGCACCCTCGCCGTCGAGGCGCGCGACGCCGCGAGCGGCCGCTCGCAGAAGATCCACATCAACCTGCGCGGCGGGCTCAGCGACGCGGACATCGCGGCCATGCGCATGCGGCTCGAGTCGGAGGAGATCGCCTCGTGA
- a CDS encoding DoxX family protein, translating into MKMPKLSLDVGLLVLRVTIGSMMLLGHGLPKLMTFGEKLHRFPDPIGVGSEASLTLAVFAEVVCAGLIAVGFATRLATIPLLVTMLVAALVIHGDDPWARKEFALLYAVPALTLLLTGPGKLSVDAARGKEQRLLPF; encoded by the coding sequence ATGAAGATGCCGAAGCTCAGCCTCGACGTGGGGTTACTGGTTCTGCGAGTCACCATCGGCTCCATGATGCTCCTCGGGCACGGTTTGCCCAAGCTGATGACGTTCGGGGAGAAGCTGCACCGCTTCCCGGACCCCATCGGCGTGGGCTCCGAGGCGAGCCTGACGCTCGCGGTGTTCGCGGAGGTGGTCTGCGCCGGGCTGATCGCTGTGGGCTTCGCGACGCGGCTGGCCACGATCCCGCTCCTGGTCACGATGCTGGTGGCGGCGCTGGTCATTCACGGCGACGACCCGTGGGCCCGAAAAGAGTTCGCGCTCTTGTATGCCGTCCCCGCGCTGACGTTACTGCTGACGGGCCCGGGCAAGCTCTCGGTCGACGCTGCGCGCGGCAAAGAGCAGCGCCTCTTGCCCTTCTGA